GAGTTCGCCGAGCTTAGCGGCAGGCGCGGGCTGACGCTTGCGGTGCAGCCTGTCCTCGCTACCCTTCCGGCCCCGATGGATCAGGGGCTGTGCACAGCGCTTGAGGATATCTGCCGTCAGCAGGGGAAGCCCTACAGGAGTATGGTCAGCGGGGCGGGGCATGATGCCCAGCTGTTCGCCCCGCGCTGCCCGTCTGCCATGATCTTCGTGCCCAGCCGGGCAGGAATCAGCCACTCGCCTGAGGAATACACTTCACCGGAGGACCTCACGGCCGGACTGGAGGTTTTGACGGCCATGTTATATAGATTAGCGTATACAGATAATGGAGATACGGTTACGTAGAGCCATTGCATACCGAAGGGGGAGAGAGGCATGAAGCGGTACGAGGATCTGTCGCCGTCCTTACGGTGTATCATGACCCCGGGCCCGGTTGAGGTGGACCCGCGCGTGCTGCGGGCCATGTCTTATCCGGTGCTGGGGCAATTTGATCCCGAATTTACAGATATGATGAATGAGACGATGGAAATGCTGCGGCAGCTGTTCGCTACAACGAACCAGTGGGCCTATCCCATAGACGGCACCTCGCGCTCCGGGATTGAAGCGGTGATGGTCAGCCTGATTGCGCCGGGAGACCGGGTGCTTATCCCCATTTTCGGCCGCTTCGGGCATCTGCTGCATGAAATTGCTGAGCGCTGCGGCGCTGAGGTGCATACGATCGAGACGCGCTGGGGCAGCGTCTTCGCGCCGGAGGAGGTAACCGCAGCGATCCGCAGCTTCAAGCCCGATGTGGTGGCGATCGTCCACGGGGAGACCTCCACCGGCCGTGTCCAGCCGCTGGCGGAGATCGGGCGGGCCTGCCGGGAGCAGGACGCCCTGCTGATTGTGGATGCAGTAGCCACGATCGGCGGAGTGCCTGTGGAGACGGATGCCTGGATGCTGGACGCCGTGGTTGGCGGAACGCAGAAATGCCTGTCCATTCCTTCGGGGATGGCTCCGGTCACGTACAACAGCCGGGCTGAGGCCAAGCTGCTGAAGCGCAAGCAGGTCGAGCGGGGCCTGCGGAGCGGCGCCGGTGCCGCAAGTGAGCTGCCGGTGATCCGCAGCAACTATTTCGACCTGGGCATGCTGCAGGACTACTGGAGCCCCGGGCGGTTGAACCATCATACGGAGATGACCTCCATGCTCTATGCCTTACGCGAGGGTCTCCGGCTGGTGCTGGAGGAAGGTCTGGAAGCCCGTCACGCCCGGCACCGGCTCCATGAGCGCGCCCTTACCGCCGGTCTGGCGGCGATGGGCCTGGAGCTGTACGGCGATGCGGAGAGCAAGCTGACCGTAGTTGCCTGTGTGCTGATTCCCCCGGGCATCGACGGGGAGTCTGTCCGTTCCATGCTGCTGCATCACTTCGGCATTGAGATCGCCAGCTCGTTCGGCCCGCTGCAGGGCAGGATCTGGCGGATCGGAACGATGGGCTTCAGCTGCCGTGAGAACAATGTGCTGCGCCTGCTCGGGGCGTTGGAGGCCGTGCTTATGCGCCACGGATATGCGGTGCCTGCCGGTGAGGCGGTTCAGGCGGCACTTGACGTATATGAGACAGAGGGTAGATAATAGCATACAATGTTCAGTTAACGGCTTGCGGCCCGGGAGGGACGTAAGGCCGTTTTTTAGAAAATTTAGAGATTATACCTGGAAGGGAGTGTACAGGATGACATTTGCAAGACAACCATTGGCCGACTGTGTGCCGGAGCTTGTGGCTACCGCCCGCGGCGACCGGAAGGCCTCGCTGGTGATTACAGGGGGCAAGCTGGTCAATGTATGCTCGGGGGAGATTCTGGACGGAATGTCTGTTGCGGTGCAGGGCGGACGTATCGCTTATGTCGGCAAGGATGTCTCCCATACCATCGGTGAAGACACGAAGGTGATTGATGCCGCCGGCAAATACATCGCTCCCGGTCTGCTCGACGGACATTGCCATATCGAGAGCACGCAGCTGACGGTCACGGAATTTGCCCGGGCTGTGCTGCCGCTGGGGACGACCGGCGGGTTCTTCGATGCGCATGAGATCGCCAATGTATTTGGGCTGAAGGGTGTGAAGCTGATGCTGGAGGAGAT
This region of Paenibacillus sp. FSL K6-1096 genomic DNA includes:
- a CDS encoding alanine--glyoxylate aminotransferase family protein; translation: MKRYEDLSPSLRCIMTPGPVEVDPRVLRAMSYPVLGQFDPEFTDMMNETMEMLRQLFATTNQWAYPIDGTSRSGIEAVMVSLIAPGDRVLIPIFGRFGHLLHEIAERCGAEVHTIETRWGSVFAPEEVTAAIRSFKPDVVAIVHGETSTGRVQPLAEIGRACREQDALLIVDAVATIGGVPVETDAWMLDAVVGGTQKCLSIPSGMAPVTYNSRAEAKLLKRKQVERGLRSGAGAASELPVIRSNYFDLGMLQDYWSPGRLNHHTEMTSMLYALREGLRLVLEEGLEARHARHRLHERALTAGLAAMGLELYGDAESKLTVVACVLIPPGIDGESVRSMLLHHFGIEIASSFGPLQGRIWRIGTMGFSCRENNVLRLLGALEAVLMRHGYAVPAGEAVQAALDVYETEGR